The following coding sequences are from one Geothrix sp. window:
- a CDS encoding sodium:solute symporter, producing the protein MSRLDWLVLGGALLFVVLWGLWKGRGATTGESYIGGGRDHRWWLIGLSIIATQTSAITFLSTPGQAYVDGMRFVQFYFGLPLAAVVLSVTLLPLYHRLKVSTAYELLEARFDLKTRLLAAILFLIQRGLAVGLTIFAPALVLSVLLGWSLHVNILIVGLLVMIYTVTGGTRAVAWAHSSQMVIIACGMLLAGIMTAHRLPADVSFGDALHVAGGLGRLNAIDTHFDPNNRYNLWSGLIGGFFLMLSYFGTDQSQVQRYLAGSDLTQSRLGMLLNAMIKVPMQFLILLLGALVFVFYQFHAPPIFFNPGPVKQVLAGPDAAAYRAIEAKFAQARTDQSQKAEAYVSARHRGDAASIAEAKHQLSQSHAESEAIRREGIALIEKANPGTNPSDTNYIFLAYVLSSLPVGLVGLVIAAVFSGSMSSMSGEISALGATTVVDLWRRLIGGSQGQHEGRGEVWVGRLATFAWGCFAMAFAEYAARLGSLIEAVNILGSLFYGTILGIFITAFYVKRVRGGTAFYAALVAEVGVLACFKFTAISFLWYNLIGCVAVVALAWAFSLFQPPQPLPEGELAG; encoded by the coding sequence GTGAGCCGCCTGGACTGGCTGGTCCTGGGCGGCGCCCTCCTCTTCGTCGTCCTGTGGGGCCTCTGGAAGGGGCGCGGCGCCACCACTGGCGAAAGCTACATCGGCGGCGGCCGGGACCACCGCTGGTGGCTCATCGGCCTCTCCATCATCGCCACCCAGACCAGCGCCATCACCTTCCTCTCCACACCGGGCCAGGCCTACGTGGACGGCATGCGCTTCGTGCAGTTCTACTTCGGCCTGCCTCTGGCCGCGGTGGTCCTCTCGGTGACCCTCCTCCCCCTCTACCACCGGCTCAAGGTCTCCACCGCCTACGAGCTGCTGGAGGCGCGCTTCGACCTGAAGACCCGTCTGCTGGCCGCGATCCTCTTCCTCATCCAGCGGGGCCTCGCCGTGGGTCTCACCATCTTCGCGCCGGCCCTGGTGCTCTCGGTGCTGCTGGGCTGGAGCCTGCACGTCAACATCCTGATCGTGGGCCTGCTGGTCATGATCTACACGGTGACCGGCGGCACTCGGGCCGTGGCCTGGGCCCACAGCTCGCAGATGGTCATCATCGCCTGCGGCATGCTGCTGGCCGGCATCATGACGGCCCACCGCTTGCCGGCCGACGTGAGCTTCGGCGACGCCCTCCACGTGGCGGGGGGGCTGGGCCGGCTGAACGCCATCGACACCCACTTCGACCCCAACAACCGCTACAACCTGTGGTCCGGGCTCATCGGCGGCTTTTTCCTCATGCTGTCCTACTTCGGCACGGACCAGTCCCAGGTGCAGCGCTACCTGGCAGGCAGCGACCTCACGCAGAGCCGCCTGGGCATGCTGCTGAACGCCATGATCAAGGTGCCCATGCAGTTCCTCATCCTGCTGCTGGGTGCCCTGGTCTTCGTCTTCTACCAGTTCCACGCGCCGCCGATCTTCTTCAACCCCGGCCCCGTGAAGCAGGTGCTGGCGGGGCCTGATGCTGCCGCCTACCGCGCCATCGAAGCGAAGTTCGCTCAGGCCCGGACCGACCAGAGCCAGAAGGCGGAGGCCTACGTCAGCGCCCGGCACCGTGGGGATGCGGCCTCGATCGCGGAGGCCAAGCACCAGCTATCGCAATCCCACGCCGAGAGCGAAGCGATCCGGCGTGAGGGCATCGCCCTCATCGAGAAGGCCAACCCCGGCACCAACCCCAGCGACACGAACTACATCTTCCTGGCCTACGTGCTGAGCAGCCTCCCCGTGGGCCTCGTGGGCCTGGTCATCGCCGCGGTGTTCTCCGGCTCCATGTCCTCCATGTCCGGCGAAATCAGCGCCCTGGGCGCCACCACCGTGGTGGACCTGTGGCGGCGCCTCATCGGCGGCAGCCAGGGCCAGCACGAGGGCCGGGGCGAGGTGTGGGTGGGCCGCCTCGCCACCTTCGCCTGGGGCTGCTTCGCCATGGCCTTCGCCGAGTACGCCGCCCGCCTGGGCTCGCTCATCGAGGCCGTGAACATCCTGGGCTCGCTCTTCTACGGCACGATCCTCGGCATCTTCATCACGGCCTTCTACGTGAAGCGCGTCCGCGGCGGCACGGCCTTCTACGCGGCCCTGGTGGCGGAGGTCGGCGTGCTGGCCTGCTTCAAGTTCACCGCCATCTCCTTCCTCTGGTACAACCTCATCGGCTGCGTGGCGGTGGTGGCGCTGGCCTGGGCCTTCAGCCTCTTCCAGCCACCCCAGCCCCTCCCTGAAGGCGAGCTGGCCGGCTAG
- a CDS encoding phage tail protein: MPANNPHQSFHFRVEAGFSRIGFTHVQLPRMERDVIRYREGSDPVDSVRQLPGLLRLSDCVLQRGVIPVDHEFFQWMNTVHFGQAERRDIVVSLLDEQHQPTLSWRLRNTFPVGLEWSPLDAQGSGVLIETLRLSVEAMDILAT; this comes from the coding sequence ATGCCCGCCAACAATCCCCATCAGTCCTTCCACTTCCGGGTCGAGGCAGGCTTCTCCCGCATCGGCTTCACCCACGTGCAGCTGCCTCGAATGGAGCGGGACGTGATCCGCTACCGGGAGGGTTCCGATCCCGTGGACTCGGTCCGCCAACTGCCCGGCCTGCTCCGGCTCAGCGACTGCGTGCTGCAGCGGGGCGTGATCCCCGTCGACCATGAGTTCTTCCAGTGGATGAACACCGTCCACTTCGGCCAGGCCGAGCGGCGCGACATCGTGGTGAGCCTGCTGGACGAGCAGCACCAGCCCACCCTGAGCTGGCGCCTGCGCAACACCTTCCCGGTGGGCCTGGAGTGGTCGCCCCTGGATGCCCAGGGCAGCGGCGTACTCATCGAGACCCTGCGCCTCAGCGTCGAGGCGATGGACATCCTGGCGACCTAG
- a CDS encoding GGDEF domain-containing protein, which produces MSAFPWDKSFLTGLDQVDEQHHALVDLINRFSGLLEAGDIEDPRALARVCEELTQYAKYHFSEEQMFMDELGVDPRHVAHHVREHADFFLDLARMRAEVASGQSEAPRHLLEFLVHWLAAHILGSDQAMARQIAVMSAGRSPAEAFAAEERALDGATGILLRSLGGLIMLVSERSRQLAELNDSLENRVFRRTQELSLVNERLSGTVKRLEAEQQETRRLSQELEEANRQLEGYAMIDRLTGLPNLQYAMNRLTSEIASARHFGHPLSVAIFAAEGFKAVNEDHGHAAGDEIIMSLGVLLRMAFRHHDVVCHVGVEEFLVICPLTSHAEVVKLLDRVRAALPGLEVRVGDSVWKGAVSGGVAELGPGVDTVKKLIQAATTRRWPLEP; this is translated from the coding sequence ATGAGCGCCTTTCCATGGGACAAGAGCTTCCTGACCGGCCTCGACCAGGTGGACGAGCAGCACCACGCGCTGGTGGACCTCATCAACCGCTTCAGCGGCCTCCTGGAGGCGGGCGACATTGAGGACCCGAGGGCGCTAGCCAGGGTCTGCGAGGAGCTGACGCAGTACGCGAAGTACCACTTCAGCGAAGAGCAGATGTTCATGGACGAGCTGGGGGTAGATCCTCGGCACGTCGCCCACCATGTCCGGGAGCATGCGGACTTCTTCCTGGACCTGGCCCGGATGCGGGCGGAAGTGGCTTCGGGCCAGTCTGAGGCGCCCCGGCACTTGCTGGAGTTCCTCGTCCACTGGCTGGCCGCGCACATCCTGGGCTCGGATCAGGCCATGGCCCGCCAGATCGCCGTCATGAGTGCGGGCCGCAGCCCTGCCGAGGCCTTTGCGGCGGAGGAGCGCGCCCTGGACGGGGCCACGGGCATCCTGCTCCGCTCCCTCGGCGGGCTGATCATGCTGGTCTCAGAACGCAGCCGGCAGCTGGCGGAGCTGAACGACTCGCTGGAAAACCGGGTGTTCCGGCGGACCCAGGAGCTGTCCCTGGTCAATGAGCGGTTGTCCGGCACCGTGAAGCGCCTGGAGGCCGAGCAGCAGGAGACCCGGCGGCTGAGCCAGGAACTGGAGGAGGCCAACCGGCAGCTGGAAGGCTACGCCATGATCGATCGGCTCACCGGCCTTCCCAACCTGCAGTACGCCATGAACCGCCTCACCTCCGAGATCGCCTCCGCCCGGCACTTCGGCCATCCCCTGAGCGTGGCGATCTTCGCGGCGGAGGGCTTCAAGGCCGTCAACGAGGACCACGGGCACGCCGCCGGCGACGAGATCATCATGTCCCTGGGCGTCCTGTTGCGCATGGCCTTCCGCCACCATGACGTGGTCTGCCACGTCGGGGTGGAGGAGTTCCTCGTCATCTGCCCCCTGACCAGCCACGCGGAGGTGGTCAAGCTCCTCGATCGCGTCCGGGCCGCCCTGCCCGGACTGGAAGTGCGGGTCGGGGACAGCGTCTGGAAGGGGGCCGTCAGCGGGGGGGTCGCCGAGTTGGGGCCAGGGGTCGATACCGTCAAGAAGCTGATCCAGGCCGCGACCACCCGGCGCTGGCCCCTGGAACCCTAA
- a CDS encoding class I SAM-dependent methyltransferase has product MSGSEPDAYGRLAYRGLIAWPERLQREAPLLQRVLAGAPSPRVLDLGCGSGEHTRLLTALGFEVTGVDASASQLEAAREADPRGRYVQASLAELGEALQASQGAAICVGNTLPHLCEEAEVRAFFSGLAGRLAPGAPLLLQLLNYDRILARGERTFPVVLRPGEGEGGDTVFLRLMTHHGNGRLTFTPAHLRYRPGTATPLELVAAHDVALRGWRRAEIEALLRAAGFTVSETLGTMTGEAWSPTSSDLVILARRG; this is encoded by the coding sequence ATGAGTGGATCTGAGCCCGACGCCTACGGACGCCTCGCCTACCGCGGTCTCATCGCCTGGCCCGAACGCCTCCAGCGCGAAGCCCCCCTCCTCCAGCGGGTGCTGGCGGGAGCGCCTTCGCCCCGGGTCCTCGACCTCGGCTGCGGCAGTGGCGAGCACACCAGGCTCCTGACCGCGCTCGGCTTCGAGGTCACCGGCGTGGATGCCTCGGCCTCCCAGCTGGAGGCCGCCCGCGAGGCCGATCCCCGCGGCAGGTATGTCCAGGCCAGCCTCGCGGAACTGGGGGAGGCCCTCCAGGCAAGCCAGGGCGCTGCGATCTGCGTGGGCAACACGCTGCCCCACCTCTGCGAGGAGGCCGAGGTGCGGGCCTTCTTCTCGGGCCTGGCTGGCCGCCTCGCGCCCGGCGCGCCCCTCCTACTCCAGCTGCTCAACTACGACCGCATCCTCGCCCGCGGTGAGCGCACCTTCCCGGTGGTCCTGCGCCCCGGCGAGGGGGAGGGCGGGGACACCGTCTTCCTGCGCCTCATGACCCACCATGGCAATGGCCGCCTCACCTTCACGCCGGCCCACCTGCGCTACCGGCCGGGGACCGCCACGCCCCTCGAGCTGGTGGCCGCCCACGACGTGGCGCTCCGGGGCTGGCGCCGGGCTGAGATCGAGGCCCTCCTTCGGGCGGCGGGGTTCACCGTGAGCGAGACGCTGGGCACCATGACCGGCGAGGCCTGGAGTCCCACCTCATCCGACCTGGTGATCCTGGCCCGGCGGGGTTAG
- the tsaA gene encoding tRNA (N6-threonylcarbamoyladenosine(37)-N6)-methyltransferase TrmO, protein MDAPAFTYRPIGFVRTPYAKRIDAPHQPTVVEGTESGAPAEATLELDAALPETVLRDLAGFERIWLIFAFHLSEGWAPLVQPPRGPKGKRGVLATRSPHRPNALGLSAVELVGVEGRTLRLRGVDLLDGTPVLDLKPYVPYADAFPGARAGWIDAVDAATGAHSAPGPRKPRRNP, encoded by the coding sequence ATGGATGCCCCCGCCTTCACCTACCGCCCCATCGGTTTCGTGCGCACGCCCTACGCGAAGCGCATCGACGCGCCCCACCAGCCCACGGTGGTGGAGGGCACCGAATCGGGCGCCCCGGCCGAGGCCACCCTCGAGCTCGACGCCGCCCTGCCCGAGACCGTGCTGCGCGACCTGGCGGGCTTCGAGCGCATCTGGCTCATCTTCGCCTTCCACCTCAGCGAGGGCTGGGCGCCCCTGGTGCAGCCGCCTCGGGGGCCGAAGGGCAAGCGGGGCGTGCTGGCCACGCGCTCGCCCCACCGGCCCAACGCCCTCGGCCTCTCGGCGGTGGAGCTGGTGGGCGTCGAGGGGCGGACCCTGCGCCTGCGGGGCGTGGACCTGCTGGACGGCACGCCGGTGCTGGATCTGAAGCCCTACGTGCCCTACGCGGACGCCTTCCCCGGGGCCCGGGCGGGCTGGATCGACGCGGTGGACGCCGCCACCGGCGCCCACTCCGCGCCGGGACCCAGGAAGCCCCGCCGAAACCCTTGA
- a CDS encoding lysophospholipid acyltransferase family protein has product MIYRIAHTGSRIVGRLLFRHRTLHRERIPESGGALIVANHVSYLDPVVVGISFRKPIFYLARKSLFKGFLGWLLPRIQVLPVDRGKGDLASMKRILSLLKEGHRVLIFPEGTRSTDGEIQAAEAGIGFIIAKCDVPVVPVRIFGAFECFPRGSSWPRPGRITIVPGPPVDFSAVPPELAGRERYQACADQVMKALGELRLDA; this is encoded by the coding sequence ATGATCTATCGGATTGCCCACACCGGATCGCGCATCGTCGGCCGCCTCTTGTTCCGGCACCGCACCCTGCACCGCGAGCGGATTCCCGAATCCGGCGGAGCCCTCATCGTGGCCAACCACGTGAGCTACCTCGATCCGGTGGTGGTGGGGATCTCCTTCCGGAAGCCCATCTTCTACCTCGCCCGCAAGTCCCTCTTCAAGGGCTTTCTCGGCTGGCTGCTGCCCCGCATCCAGGTGCTGCCCGTGGATCGCGGCAAGGGCGACCTCGCCAGCATGAAGCGCATCCTGAGCCTGCTCAAGGAGGGCCACCGGGTGCTGATCTTCCCAGAAGGCACCCGGTCCACCGACGGGGAGATCCAGGCGGCGGAGGCCGGCATCGGCTTCATCATCGCCAAGTGCGACGTGCCCGTGGTCCCCGTGCGGATCTTCGGGGCCTTCGAGTGTTTCCCCCGGGGCTCCAGCTGGCCGCGGCCGGGCCGCATCACCATCGTCCCCGGCCCGCCGGTGGATTTCTCGGCCGTCCCACCGGAACTGGCGGGCCGGGAACGCTACCAGGCCTGCGCCGACCAGGTCATGAAGGCCCTGGGCGAGCTCCGGCTGGACGCCTGA
- a CDS encoding sensor histidine kinase — translation MTWPTLPLPRLLRSLLLGALMPMVAAGGQEPGRFPGRTFGFPEGLTNTSVIALVQGTDGLIYAGTEGGLFRFDGRRFELLDLPADHRFITTLLAGPDGRLWVGTRNGLGWLDATWAFHAEGGPLSQRIHHLGFDARGDLWIHAGAQLLVHSGGAFSPAPARPGAPDLIQVFADPSASGVKVLGKQGIWTLDPSRRTWALERMPSTAGDVPLAFGWDGAGFTWVRTRSSFWRKAPGRGPWARLGSPFSEPIPDHFGIARDRAGWLWINTARGLVRCRGAEARPVATGPKGYVPVTGMLDGEGSPWVASLGVTQVLGRALWTVHDGDEGLPSNVVWTSVRDRQGRLWAATDGGLAVLGPAGWKVVARGQFSRVRLHPDGTLLAVGSPGGTLYTIDPGSLKVQGHVAACMEPSPVSRGLGVEADGTVWISDYQHRFARGVKRSGVWVWEPGTLDGKPPEGIFEVVQDSTGAVYLPARSTVYLRSGGTWESLGATLPYTPLGAQRTATGEVWVAYLDRPVLTRHRREGGTWKQVDEWWPFQDKVQLLVFSLAATPSGQLWVGTSQGLGRLDPGTRRLDAWFAPGEGIPGADATTQGLFLEPNGDLWFSTSSGLGRYRSAEETSAPPLPLPLLLGWSVHGKPLRLGDPEPRLGPGADLEARFAIPSSLSASSLDLEVRLSGVDRGWVRLDSNHLRYGALPEGSYHLEVRLRRDGTPPGPARTLAFRVLPRWFETWWAMLLFLLGASGAVYGAVLLRYRSLRRQNRLLQETVAARTHDLRETNENLTQANQLKSRFLATTAHDLKNPLTGILLHAQMIREEAGESHPAIEARTQKLEDIGQKMLLIINGLLDTAAQEARDVTLRLVESNIPSLVHQVVAANLEYASSKSIRLTYREMLAGECWGFVDEVHFKRAVDNLVNNAIKYSPHGKEVLVMVTPRVVEGQTRVEILVSDEGPGLSPEDKAQAFGLFQRLSAKPTGGEYSTGLGLSIVKQMVELHGGRVWIESEPGRGATFGVEIPLRTGPHMVHGTPPPPIRQPGEDWSV, via the coding sequence ATGACCTGGCCCACCCTTCCCCTGCCTCGCCTCCTGCGGAGCCTGCTGCTCGGCGCGCTCATGCCCATGGTCGCCGCCGGCGGGCAGGAACCGGGGCGATTTCCGGGCCGGACCTTCGGGTTCCCGGAGGGGCTCACCAACACCTCGGTCATCGCCCTGGTCCAGGGGACAGACGGCCTGATCTACGCGGGAACGGAAGGGGGGCTCTTCCGCTTCGACGGACGGCGATTCGAGCTCCTCGACCTGCCCGCAGACCACCGGTTCATCACGACCCTCCTGGCGGGGCCGGACGGCCGGCTCTGGGTGGGTACGCGGAACGGCCTCGGATGGCTGGATGCCACCTGGGCCTTCCACGCGGAGGGTGGCCCGCTCTCGCAGCGGATCCACCACCTTGGCTTCGACGCCCGGGGCGATCTGTGGATCCACGCCGGGGCCCAGCTGCTCGTGCATTCCGGGGGGGCATTCTCACCGGCGCCGGCCCGCCCCGGCGCTCCAGACCTCATCCAGGTCTTCGCGGATCCCTCCGCGTCCGGTGTGAAGGTGCTCGGCAAGCAGGGGATCTGGACCCTGGATCCTTCCCGGCGCACCTGGGCCCTGGAACGGATGCCGTCGACAGCGGGCGACGTGCCCCTGGCCTTCGGGTGGGATGGCGCGGGTTTCACCTGGGTGCGCACCCGGTCGAGCTTCTGGCGCAAGGCACCGGGCCGGGGGCCCTGGGCACGCCTCGGCAGTCCCTTCTCCGAGCCGATCCCGGACCACTTCGGCATCGCCCGGGACCGGGCCGGATGGCTCTGGATCAACACGGCCCGGGGGCTGGTGAGGTGCCGGGGTGCCGAGGCGCGCCCGGTGGCCACGGGCCCCAAGGGCTATGTGCCCGTGACCGGCATGCTCGATGGGGAGGGCTCCCCCTGGGTGGCTTCCCTGGGCGTGACCCAGGTGCTCGGTCGCGCCCTCTGGACCGTCCACGACGGGGACGAGGGATTGCCCAGCAACGTGGTCTGGACCAGCGTCCGGGACCGGCAGGGGCGCCTGTGGGCCGCCACGGACGGGGGGCTCGCGGTTCTCGGGCCGGCAGGCTGGAAGGTGGTGGCCAGGGGCCAGTTCTCGCGGGTGCGTCTCCACCCGGACGGCACCCTTCTCGCCGTCGGCAGTCCGGGCGGCACCCTCTACACCATCGATCCGGGCTCCCTGAAGGTGCAGGGCCACGTGGCGGCCTGCATGGAGCCCTCCCCCGTCTCCCGGGGGCTGGGGGTGGAGGCGGACGGCACGGTCTGGATCTCCGACTACCAGCACCGCTTCGCGCGGGGGGTGAAGCGGTCCGGGGTCTGGGTCTGGGAGCCCGGAACCCTGGATGGGAAGCCGCCGGAAGGGATCTTCGAAGTGGTGCAGGACAGCACCGGCGCCGTCTACCTGCCCGCGAGATCCACCGTGTACCTGAGGTCCGGAGGGACCTGGGAATCCCTGGGCGCGACCCTGCCCTACACACCCCTGGGCGCCCAGCGCACCGCGACCGGGGAGGTCTGGGTGGCCTACCTGGATCGCCCGGTCCTCACCCGCCATCGCCGCGAGGGGGGGACCTGGAAGCAGGTGGATGAGTGGTGGCCTTTCCAGGACAAGGTGCAGCTCCTGGTCTTCTCCCTGGCGGCCACGCCCTCGGGACAGCTCTGGGTGGGCACCAGCCAGGGGCTGGGTCGCCTGGATCCAGGCACCCGCAGGCTGGACGCCTGGTTCGCCCCAGGCGAGGGCATCCCGGGCGCGGACGCCACCACCCAGGGACTCTTCCTGGAGCCGAACGGGGACCTCTGGTTCAGCACCTCCTCGGGGCTGGGGCGGTACCGCTCCGCCGAGGAGACGTCGGCGCCTCCCCTGCCGCTCCCGCTCCTGCTCGGCTGGAGCGTCCACGGCAAGCCGCTCCGGCTCGGTGATCCAGAACCCCGCCTCGGACCCGGGGCCGATCTGGAGGCGCGGTTCGCCATCCCGTCCTCGCTTTCGGCCAGCTCACTGGATCTCGAAGTGCGCCTGTCCGGCGTGGACCGGGGCTGGGTGCGGCTCGACAGCAACCACCTGAGATACGGCGCGCTCCCCGAGGGGAGCTACCACCTGGAGGTCCGCCTCCGGCGCGACGGGACGCCTCCTGGACCGGCCAGGACCCTGGCCTTCCGGGTGCTCCCCCGGTGGTTCGAGACCTGGTGGGCCATGCTCCTCTTCCTGCTCGGCGCCTCTGGGGCGGTCTATGGGGCGGTCCTCCTCCGGTACCGTTCCCTCCGCCGGCAGAACCGCCTTCTGCAGGAGACCGTCGCCGCCCGGACCCACGACCTGCGCGAGACCAACGAGAACCTGACGCAGGCCAACCAGCTCAAGAGCCGCTTCCTCGCCACCACCGCCCATGACCTCAAGAATCCCCTCACAGGGATCCTCCTGCACGCCCAGATGATCCGGGAGGAGGCTGGTGAGTCGCACCCGGCCATTGAAGCGCGGACCCAGAAGCTGGAGGACATCGGCCAGAAGATGCTCCTGATCATCAACGGCCTGCTGGATACGGCCGCCCAGGAGGCCAGGGACGTGACCCTGCGTCTGGTGGAGTCCAACATCCCCAGCCTGGTCCACCAGGTGGTGGCGGCCAACCTCGAGTACGCCTCCAGCAAGAGCATCAGGCTCACCTACCGGGAGATGCTGGCCGGCGAATGCTGGGGCTTCGTGGACGAGGTGCACTTCAAGCGGGCCGTGGACAACCTCGTGAACAACGCCATCAAGTACTCGCCCCACGGGAAGGAGGTCCTCGTGATGGTCACCCCGCGGGTGGTGGAGGGCCAGACCCGGGTCGAGATCCTGGTGAGCGACGAGGGACCAGGCCTGTCCCCCGAGGACAAGGCCCAGGCCTTCGGGCTCTTCCAGCGGCTCTCCGCGAAGCCCACGGGCGGCGAGTACAGCACGGGCCTGGGCCTGTCCATCGTCAAGCAGATGGTGGAACTCCACGGGGGCCGGGTCTGGATCGAGAGCGAACCCGGCCGCGGCGCCACCTTTGGAGTCGAGATCCCCCTCCGGACCGGGCCGCACATGGTTCATGGAACGCCGCCCCCGCCGATCCGGCAACCTGGAGAGGACTGGTCCGTCTGA
- the rsmH gene encoding 16S rRNA (cytosine(1402)-N(4))-methyltransferase RsmH, whose protein sequence is MCPDDPPRTRRPRYKGTHPRRFAEKYKELSPEQHAAELEKVMARGHTPAGTHRSIMVDEILAMLDPKPGEVALDATLGYGGHTRELLPRLLPGGRLFGVDVDPLELPRTEARLRDLGFGEEVFTVRRMNFAGLPRLRAESGGFDLVLADLGVSSMQIDNPARGFTWKAEGPLDLRLNPQRGRSAAELLASLDEQALADLLVENSDEPHATAIAREVHGQTIRTTRDLAEHVRSALRAERLDDDDVKRALQRTFQALRIAVNDELTVLDQFLSLLPGVLNPGGRVAILTFHSGEDRRVKKAFQQGLREGLYAEVAAEPQRASAEERRSNPRSTSAKLRWARLPRP, encoded by the coding sequence ATGTGTCCCGACGATCCCCCCCGCACCCGCCGGCCCCGCTACAAGGGCACGCACCCCCGGCGCTTCGCGGAGAAGTACAAGGAGCTCTCCCCGGAGCAGCACGCAGCGGAGCTGGAGAAGGTCATGGCCCGGGGCCATACGCCGGCCGGCACCCACCGCTCGATCATGGTGGACGAGATCCTCGCAATGCTGGACCCGAAGCCGGGCGAGGTGGCCCTGGATGCCACCCTGGGCTACGGCGGCCACACGCGGGAGCTGCTGCCGCGCCTGCTGCCCGGGGGCCGGCTCTTCGGGGTGGACGTGGATCCCCTGGAGCTGCCCCGCACGGAAGCCCGGCTGCGGGACCTGGGCTTCGGCGAGGAGGTGTTCACAGTGCGCCGCATGAACTTCGCGGGGCTGCCGCGCCTCAGGGCCGAGTCCGGCGGCTTCGACCTGGTGCTGGCCGACCTCGGCGTCTCCTCCATGCAGATCGACAACCCGGCCCGGGGCTTCACCTGGAAGGCGGAAGGCCCCCTGGATCTGCGGCTGAATCCCCAGCGCGGCCGGTCCGCGGCCGAGCTGCTGGCCTCGCTGGACGAGCAGGCCCTGGCGGACCTGCTCGTGGAGAACTCGGACGAGCCCCACGCCACGGCCATCGCCAGGGAGGTTCACGGCCAGACCATCCGCACCACCCGCGACCTCGCAGAGCATGTGCGCTCGGCGCTGCGCGCCGAGCGGCTGGACGACGATGACGTGAAGCGCGCCCTCCAGCGCACCTTCCAGGCCCTGCGCATCGCCGTGAACGACGAGCTCACGGTGCTGGACCAGTTCCTGTCCCTGCTGCCGGGCGTCCTGAACCCCGGCGGCCGCGTGGCCATCCTCACCTTCCACTCCGGCGAGGACCGCCGCGTGAAGAAGGCCTTCCAGCAGGGCCTGCGCGAGGGCCTCTACGCCGAGGTGGCCGCCGAGCCCCAGCGGGCCTCGGCGGAGGAGCGGCGGTCCAATCCCCGATCCACCAGCGCGAAGTTGCGCTGGGCGCGCCTTCCAAGGCCATGA